The sequence below is a genomic window from Bosea sp. F3-2.
AAGACCGTCTCCCGCAACTGGCCGCGCATTCCCTATGCCGAGGCCATGGCGAAATACGGCTCCGACAAGCCGGACCTGCGCAACCCGATCGAGATGCAGGATGTCTCCGAGCATTTCCGTGGCTCGGGCTTCAAGGTCTTCGCCCGCATCCTCGAGGGCGAGAAGAACCGCGTCTGGGCGATTCCCGCGCCGGGTGGCGGCTCGCGGGCATTCTGCGACCGGATGAATTCCTGGGCGCAGGGCGAGGGCCAGCCCGGCCTCGGCTATCTGATGGTCAAGGAGGATGGCGAGGGGCAGGGGCCGATCGCCAACAACATCGGGCCGGAGCGTGTCGGCGGCATCATCAAGCAGATGGGGCTGAAGGGCGGCGATGCCTGCTTCTTCGTCGCGGGCGACCCCGACAAGTTCGTCAAGTTTGCGGGTTTGGCTCGCACCAAGGTCGGCCAGGAGCTCAACCTGATCGACGAGAACGCCTACGCCTTCGCCTGGGTCGTCGATTTCCCGATGTTCGAGTACAACGAGGACGACAAGAAGGTCGATTTCTCGCACAACCCCTTCTCGATGCCGCAGGGCGGGCTGAAGGCGCTCACCGAGGAAGACCCGCTCTCGCTCAAGGCCTTCCAGTACGACATCGCCTGCAACGGCTATGAGTTGGCCTCCGGCGGCATCCGCAACCACAAGCCGGAAGCGATGGTGAAGGCCTTCGAGATCGCCGGCTATGGCGAGGAAACCGTCATCGAGCGCTTCGGCGGCATGTACCGCGCCTTCCAGTATGGCGCGCCGCCGCATGGCGGCATGGCGGCCGGCATCGACCGCATCATCATGCTGCTGGCGGGGGCGACGAACCTGCGCGAGGTCGCGCTGTTCCCGATGAACCAGCAGGCCGTCGACCTGCTGATGGGAGCACCGGCCGAGGCAACGCCGAAGCAGCTGCGCGAGGCGCATCTGCGGGTGAACCTGCCCGAGAAGAA
It includes:
- the aspS gene encoding aspartate--tRNA ligase yields the protein MHRYRSHTCGALRDSDIGQTVRLSGWCHRIRDHGGVLFIDLRDHYGMTQVVVDPDSPAFADAEAARSEWVIRIDGKVKPRLEGTENPNLATGKVEVFATGLEVLGPAAELPLPVFGELEYPEDTRLKYRFLDLRREKLHNNIMLRTKVIDSMRQRMKSAGFSEFQTPILTASSPEGARDFLVPSRLHPGKFYALPQAPQQYKQLMMMAGFDRYFQIAPCFRDEDPRADRLPGEFYQLDVEMSFVEQEDIFATMEPVITGVFEEFANGKTVSRNWPRIPYAEAMAKYGSDKPDLRNPIEMQDVSEHFRGSGFKVFARILEGEKNRVWAIPAPGGGSRAFCDRMNSWAQGEGQPGLGYLMVKEDGEGQGPIANNIGPERVGGIIKQMGLKGGDACFFVAGDPDKFVKFAGLARTKVGQELNLIDENAYAFAWVVDFPMFEYNEDDKKVDFSHNPFSMPQGGLKALTEEDPLSLKAFQYDIACNGYELASGGIRNHKPEAMVKAFEIAGYGEETVIERFGGMYRAFQYGAPPHGGMAAGIDRIIMLLAGATNLREVALFPMNQQAVDLLMGAPAEATPKQLREAHLRVNLPEKNG